CTGGTGTCGGGTTCGGGCACGTTGAACTCGCGTGTGACCGTGACGTGTAAGTAATACACGCCATCGCGGTACAGGAGTTCGGCCTGCCCAACATCCACTTCATCCGACGTGATAGCGTCTCGAAGTTCGTCCATCGCGTCCGGTTCGCCACGTAGGTGTCCTTTCACCTTCTTGTAGGGTTTCGGACTGATGCGGAACTGGACGCGATTCGTGTCTTCATCCACGGTGAGGCGGTAGCCTTCCGTGTGTGCCATCACGAGCGGATACGCACCAGATTTGTCCGTACTCGGCGGCGTCGGCTTGCCTCCATCAGGACCAGCCTGTTCTTCCCACCAGTCAAGGAGTGACTGGTATGAGTCCCACGTTTGGAGGGCTTTGCCGACGACCGCGCACTTGTTGTTCCGCAAGAAGTCGTCGCGGTCAACCTCGTTCTGTATCTCAGTGCGCGTGTACCCTTGTTGTGTGAGGCGGATGGTGTCGTTGAATATCTCGCGTGATGCAAGGCGGGCGTCGTGAAGCCACGTTCGTTCACCAGACGCTATGTGAAGGCGCGTCTGAATCGTTTTTGTGGCTTCTTCACCCATGCTTTGACAATCGTTCCAGAGTGTCATAAATGTAGGGAGTAGGGGTGGAAGAATACCGTCGTCATGCACATTTGGTTAGTTCCTGCAAGTATCACTTCGTGTGGTGTCCAAAGTACCGCCACCCGGTTCTCAACGTGGTTGAAGACGATGTGCGGGAGTTGTTTGGTGAGACTGCTGACCACTTCGGTCACAAGATTCTCGCCTTGGAGATCGCAGACGACCACGTTCACCTGTTCGTGCAAACAGACCCGAAGTACAGCCCTGCGAACATCGCTCGACAATTCAAGTCGTACTCTGGCAAGCACTTGCTGGAACGGTATCCCGAGATTCGAGAGTCGTATTTCTGGGGCGGCGGATTCTGGAAGGTCGGATACTACGTTGGGACGACGGGAGCGGTGTCGGAGGAAGTGGTTGAACAGTATATCGAAGAGACGGAACACGCGCCGGAGTGACGCGCTTCACCCCCGCCCACGGTGGGGCGGGGAACTCGCGCTGCTTTT
Above is a genomic segment from Natronorubrum aibiense containing:
- the tnpA gene encoding IS200/IS605 family transposase, with translation MEEYRRHAHLVSSCKYHFVWCPKYRHPVLNVVEDDVRELFGETADHFGHKILALEIADDHVHLFVQTDPKYSPANIARQFKSYSGKHLLERYPEIRESYFWGGGFWKVGYYVGTTGAVSEEVVEQYIEETEHAPE